In Mastigocladopsis repens PCC 10914, a single window of DNA contains:
- a CDS encoding Gfo/Idh/MocA family protein: MKKELSRRALLHRAGFGFMGLSVAGAVGHIIKPARTLAQAGPAPSNEPSLPPEKKLGWAVVGLGKFATQQIMPSFAECKSSRLVALVSGERAKAEKYAQQYGINPKNIYNYQNYDSIRNNPEVDVIYIILPNGMHAEYSIRGAQAGKHIMCEKPMANTPEECQAMIEAAKKANRKLMIAYRAQYEPYNLAAIQLAQSGKLGKLKSITSDHGRNLDPKDPADIWRMQKKLAGGGSLYDIGIYSLQAARYITREEPVAISAMMYSTPGDPRFREVEENVNFVLRFPSGVLANCTSSYGYSNTKRIQVFGSDAVLELDPATDYYQHRLFINRNNRIEEQNIEEKNQFALEIDHLSESIIQNKQPKTPGEEGLQDVRLMQLIYEAARTGKTINVSG, translated from the coding sequence ATGAAAAAAGAACTATCTCGCCGCGCTCTTTTACATAGAGCTGGTTTTGGGTTCATGGGACTCAGTGTTGCTGGAGCAGTGGGACACATTATCAAACCTGCGCGTACCCTAGCTCAAGCAGGACCAGCACCAAGCAATGAACCATCTTTGCCCCCTGAAAAAAAGCTAGGCTGGGCGGTTGTTGGTTTGGGTAAATTTGCCACCCAACAGATCATGCCCTCTTTTGCAGAGTGTAAAAGCTCGAGGTTGGTGGCTTTAGTGAGTGGAGAGCGTGCTAAAGCTGAAAAGTATGCACAGCAATACGGCATCAACCCCAAAAATATCTATAACTACCAGAACTACGACTCTATCCGCAATAACCCGGAAGTAGACGTTATTTATATCATCTTGCCTAACGGGATGCATGCTGAATACAGCATTCGTGGGGCGCAAGCTGGCAAACACATCATGTGTGAAAAGCCAATGGCGAACACACCAGAAGAATGCCAAGCAATGATTGAGGCGGCAAAAAAAGCAAACCGCAAATTAATGATTGCTTACCGCGCTCAGTATGAACCATACAACCTCGCCGCCATTCAACTTGCTCAAAGCGGCAAACTTGGTAAGCTCAAGTCGATAACCTCTGACCACGGACGCAACCTCGATCCCAAAGACCCCGCCGACATTTGGCGGATGCAAAAAAAGCTAGCTGGCGGTGGTTCCCTCTACGACATTGGTATCTACAGCTTGCAAGCAGCACGGTACATTACTCGCGAGGAACCTGTAGCAATCAGCGCCATGATGTACAGCACTCCTGGCGACCCCCGCTTTCGGGAAGTCGAGGAAAATGTCAACTTCGTGCTGCGTTTCCCTAGCGGTGTTCTTGCGAACTGTACTTCAAGCTACGGCTACTCCAATACCAAACGCATTCAAGTTTTTGGTTCTGATGCTGTCTTAGAATTAGATCCAGCCACCGACTACTACCAACATCGCTTATTCATCAATCGCAACAATCGCATAGAAGAGCAAAATATTGAGGAAAAAAACCAGTTCGCCCTAGAGATAGATCACCTTTCTGAGAGCATCATACAGAACAAACAGCCTAAAACTCCTGGCGAAGAAGGCTTGCAAGACGTTAGACTTATGCAGCTGATTTATGAAGCAGCTCGCACAGGCAAAACTATCAATGTTAGTGGTTAG
- a CDS encoding DUF2267 domain-containing protein, whose translation MKYGEFIKHVQSLSQLNSREEAERATSATLETIKERIVGDEAKDLAAQLPQELGEYLRGREGENGQHFDLQEFIKRVSEKEGVDPTAAVMHVRSVFAVLRNAVTPGEFEDFQANFSDDYAELFPTSPTSEVPA comes from the coding sequence ATGAAATACGGAGAGTTTATTAAACACGTTCAAAGCCTATCTCAGTTGAATTCTCGTGAAGAAGCAGAACGTGCGACCAGTGCCACACTAGAAACAATTAAAGAACGCATAGTTGGTGATGAAGCAAAGGATTTAGCAGCACAGTTACCTCAGGAGCTAGGTGAGTATTTGCGTGGGCGAGAGGGTGAAAACGGTCAACACTTTGACCTGCAAGAATTTATTAAGCGTGTCAGTGAAAAAGAAGGAGTAGACCCAACCGCAGCGGTAATGCACGTCCGGTCTGTATTCGCAGTTCTGAGGAACGCTGTGACACCAGGTGAATTTGAAGATTTTCAGGCAAATTTTTCAGACGATTACGCGGAACTATTCCCAACATCGCCCACGAGTGAAGTTCCTGCTTAG
- a CDS encoding DJ-1/PfpI/YhbO family deglycase/protease, whose translation MVNNHTGKKKVAILIENFVEDSEFQVPYNALKQAGMEVVVLGSRMNETYKGKQGKLSKQPDGTTTEAIASEFDAVVIPGGMAPDHMRRNPNTVRFVQEAMQQGKLVAAVCHGPQLLIEGDLLKGKQATGFLAIRKDMINAGANYIDEPLVVDGNLISSRQPGDLPIFTTALLSRLGYGGKDAALPDERDTNAEWWKLADAWGGSTKGDITKALNTALAGERYSLEALDKYAQKESDAQIKSLFQEMIGNKQRHIQILEARLNELGEKPSLVANIANQYAKVKTALTGSDDIYQLRSALGDVQTGIGDIGNLMAATTDPVSTAIFTQIHKDLLVYEQQLVDLYRTRMGTEVKPAKPTTGAAVSM comes from the coding sequence ATGGTAAACAATCATACTGGTAAGAAAAAAGTTGCTATCCTGATTGAAAACTTTGTAGAGGATTCGGAATTTCAAGTTCCTTATAATGCTTTAAAGCAAGCAGGAATGGAAGTGGTTGTCCTGGGTTCGCGCATGAACGAAACCTATAAAGGTAAACAAGGAAAACTTTCCAAACAACCCGATGGCACCACAACTGAAGCAATAGCTTCTGAATTTGATGCTGTGGTCATTCCTGGTGGTATGGCTCCTGATCATATGCGGCGCAACCCTAATACAGTGAGGTTTGTGCAAGAAGCAATGCAGCAAGGAAAATTGGTAGCTGCGGTTTGTCACGGACCACAACTTTTGATTGAAGGCGACTTGCTCAAAGGCAAACAAGCCACTGGTTTCCTGGCAATTCGCAAAGACATGATTAATGCCGGTGCCAATTATATAGATGAACCTTTGGTTGTGGATGGGAATTTGATTAGTTCACGTCAACCTGGAGATCTGCCAATTTTTACCACAGCTCTATTGAGTCGTCTTGGTTATGGTGGCAAAGATGCTGCTTTACCAGATGAGAGAGACACAAACGCTGAATGGTGGAAACTGGCTGATGCTTGGGGTGGTTCTACTAAGGGTGATATTACCAAAGCCTTGAATACGGCTCTTGCGGGTGAGCGTTATTCACTAGAAGCGCTGGACAAGTATGCTCAGAAAGAATCGGATGCACAAATCAAATCTCTTTTTCAAGAGATGATTGGCAACAAACAGCGCCACATCCAAATACTGGAAGCACGTCTGAATGAGCTGGGCGAAAAACCTTCTTTAGTAGCAAATATCGCTAACCAGTATGCAAAGGTGAAGACTGCCCTCACAGGAAGTGACGACATATATCAGTTGCGTTCTGCCTTGGGCGATGTGCAAACGGGTATTGGCGATATTGGCAACTTAATGGCAGCAACGACCGACCCAGTATCAACTGCAATTTTCACACAAATCCACAAAGATCTGTTGGTATACGAGCAGCAGCTTGTAGACCTGTATCGGACGCGGATGGGTACAGAAGTCAAGCCTGCTAAACCGACTACAGGGGCTGCTGTGTCAATGTAA
- a CDS encoding orange carotenoid protein N-terminal domain-containing protein yields the protein MTFTQTNDPTIREIVQAFQSLNVDDQLALFWFIYKEMGNSVTPAAPGASTVSTDIAEGLFNQVKELSHEEQLQLQRDLINKADNQYTRMYGSMSETTKLLFWYRLAQGMENATIIPMPPNYQLSSQSQELLNRIKQIDFEQQITLFRDYVAPMGAEPKAGAEI from the coding sequence ATGACATTCACTCAAACTAACGACCCAACTATTCGCGAAATTGTCCAAGCTTTTCAAAGCTTAAATGTAGACGATCAGCTAGCTTTGTTTTGGTTTATTTACAAAGAAATGGGCAACTCTGTTACCCCCGCAGCACCCGGAGCCAGCACTGTTTCCACAGATATTGCTGAAGGTTTGTTCAATCAAGTTAAGGAATTATCCCACGAAGAACAGTTGCAGTTACAGCGCGATTTAATTAACAAGGCAGATAATCAATATACCCGTATGTATGGCTCGATGAGCGAAACTACCAAGTTACTGTTTTGGTATCGCCTAGCTCAAGGCATGGAAAACGCTACTATCATTCCTATGCCTCCAAACTATCAGCTTTCTTCCCAATCTCAAGAACTGCTCAATAGAATTAAGCAAATTGATTTCGAGCAGCAGATTACTCTTTTCCGCGATTACGTTGCGCCAATGGGTGCTGAACCAAAAGCTGGTGCTGAAATTTAA
- a CDS encoding zinc-dependent alcohol dehydrogenase — MKAVCWHGANDVRVETVPDPKIINPRDAIVKITSTAICGSDLHLYDGFIPTMEKGDILGHEFMGEVVEVGSAVKNIKVGDRVVVPFTIACGNCFFCQRDYWSLCDNSNPNGWMAEKLMGYSPSGLFGYSHMLGGYAGGQAEYARVPFADVGLFKIPDGLTDEQVLFLTDIFPTGYMAAENCNIKPGHIVAVWGCGPVGQFAIKSAYLLGADRVIAIDRIPERLQMAKEYGKAEVLNYEEVNVGEALKEMTGGRGPDAVLDAVGMEAHGTDFMALYDKAKQAVRLETDRPTALRQVILSCGKGGNVSLAGVYGGFLDKVPMGAAVNKGLTFKMGQTHVHKYLRPLLERVQNGEIDPSFVITHRLPLEQAPHGYEIFKHKKDNCIKVVLKP, encoded by the coding sequence ATGAAAGCAGTTTGCTGGCATGGTGCCAATGATGTGCGAGTCGAAACGGTGCCAGATCCAAAAATCATTAACCCACGTGATGCTATTGTCAAAATTACCTCAACGGCAATTTGCGGTTCTGACTTGCATCTTTACGATGGCTTTATCCCCACGATGGAAAAGGGTGATATCCTCGGTCATGAATTCATGGGGGAAGTCGTTGAAGTTGGCAGCGCAGTGAAGAATATAAAAGTGGGCGATCGCGTTGTCGTTCCCTTTACAATAGCTTGCGGGAACTGCTTTTTTTGCCAACGGGATTACTGGTCGCTGTGTGACAACTCTAATCCAAACGGCTGGATGGCAGAAAAGTTAATGGGTTATTCGCCGTCGGGTCTGTTTGGTTACTCTCATATGTTAGGCGGTTACGCTGGTGGTCAAGCAGAGTATGCCAGAGTCCCATTTGCTGATGTGGGTTTGTTCAAAATCCCTGATGGTTTAACGGATGAGCAAGTATTATTTTTAACAGATATCTTTCCGACTGGCTACATGGCAGCGGAGAACTGTAACATCAAACCTGGTCATATCGTCGCTGTTTGGGGTTGCGGGCCAGTTGGACAATTTGCCATCAAGAGCGCTTATTTGCTAGGTGCAGACCGTGTTATAGCTATTGACCGCATCCCTGAACGCTTGCAGATGGCGAAAGAATACGGCAAGGCTGAAGTCCTCAACTACGAAGAAGTGAATGTCGGCGAAGCCCTTAAAGAAATGACTGGTGGTCGTGGTCCTGATGCTGTTCTTGATGCAGTAGGTATGGAGGCACACGGCACGGACTTTATGGCGTTATACGACAAAGCAAAGCAAGCAGTACGTCTAGAAACAGACAGACCTACAGCCTTGCGCCAAGTCATTCTCTCTTGTGGCAAAGGCGGTAATGTGTCTCTTGCTGGAGTTTATGGTGGCTTTTTAGACAAAGTGCCAATGGGTGCTGCTGTGAATAAAGGCTTGACGTTCAAGATGGGACAAACCCACGTCCACAAATACTTACGTCCTTTACTTGAGCGCGTACAGAACGGTGAAATCGACCCATCATTTGTCATCACTCACCGCTTACCCCTAGAACAAGCGCCTCACGGCTACGAAATTTTCAAGCACAAGAAAGACAACTGCATCAAAGTTGTACTCAAACCCTAA
- a CDS encoding manganese catalase family protein has product MFYHTKKLQYFRPPEKPDPIYAKKIQELIGGTFGEMTVMMQYLFQGWNCRGPAKYRDMLLDIGTEEIGHVEMLATMIAHLLNHAPIKLQEQGAQDPVVGAVMGGTNPQDVIVDVMAAAMNPQHAIVSGLGATAADSVGFPWNGRFIVASGNLMADFRSNLHAESQGRLQAVRMYEMSNDAGVKDTLSFMIARDTMHQNQWIAALEELKADGLEDTPVPSSFPLELEKREFAYQFWNHSEGTESAEGRWAKGPSPDGKGEFQYVENPRPLGPEPLPPLADPRLHGTPIDRQAQGSADPLVDRTTTIG; this is encoded by the coding sequence ATGTTTTACCACACTAAGAAGCTCCAATACTTCAGACCACCAGAAAAACCCGATCCAATTTACGCCAAGAAAATTCAAGAACTCATCGGTGGCACCTTTGGTGAAATGACCGTGATGATGCAGTACCTGTTCCAAGGCTGGAATTGTCGCGGACCTGCGAAGTACCGCGATATGCTTTTGGACATTGGTACCGAAGAAATCGGTCACGTCGAAATGCTTGCCACGATGATTGCTCACCTACTGAATCACGCACCCATCAAACTGCAAGAACAAGGTGCACAAGACCCAGTGGTGGGAGCGGTTATGGGCGGTACCAATCCACAGGATGTGATTGTAGATGTGATGGCGGCAGCTATGAACCCCCAACACGCTATCGTCTCCGGTTTGGGTGCCACGGCAGCTGACAGCGTCGGTTTTCCCTGGAACGGTCGCTTCATCGTCGCCAGTGGAAACCTGATGGCTGATTTCCGGTCAAATCTCCACGCGGAATCTCAAGGACGCTTGCAAGCAGTGCGGATGTACGAGATGAGCAATGACGCAGGAGTCAAAGATACCCTGAGTTTCATGATTGCCCGCGACACCATGCATCAAAACCAGTGGATAGCAGCCCTTGAGGAGTTAAAAGCAGATGGACTGGAAGACACTCCAGTTCCCAGTTCCTTCCCATTGGAATTGGAGAAGCGCGAGTTTGCTTATCAGTTCTGGAATCATTCAGAAGGCACCGAAAGTGCAGAAGGTCGCTGGGCAAAAGGTCCTTCTCCAGATGGCAAAGGGGAATTCCAGTATGTTGAAAATCCCAGACCGCTAGGACCAGAACCTCTACCACCCCTAGCAGATCCACGACTGCATGGAACACCTATAGACAGACAAGCGCAAGGTAGCGCAGATCCTTTGGTTGATCGCACCACAACTATCGGCTAA
- a CDS encoding DUF6335 family protein, with protein MAEKRDLSEQNSNNELATDDLPQEITESYGTGVQAEPGYNIGDRRQRYQTEGTVEASPEITGGDIDAAWELEAAVGDEAVGGTAPTPDQDIVDEIGAAVGLEMDDKAFVRTTEILEQRDDRRWELDPMSSPDYEDRRNETQE; from the coding sequence ATGGCAGAAAAAAGAGATTTATCAGAGCAAAATAGTAATAACGAACTTGCAACGGATGATTTGCCCCAAGAAATTACCGAATCTTACGGAACTGGTGTTCAGGCAGAACCAGGGTATAACATTGGCGATCGCAGACAACGGTATCAGACGGAGGGGACTGTAGAAGCCAGTCCAGAAATAACAGGGGGGGATATAGATGCGGCTTGGGAACTGGAAGCAGCCGTAGGTGATGAAGCTGTTGGTGGTACCGCTCCTACTCCCGATCAAGATATTGTTGATGAGATTGGTGCTGCTGTTGGGTTGGAAATGGACGACAAAGCCTTTGTGCGAACAACGGAAATTTTGGAGCAGCGGGACGATAGACGCTGGGAATTAGACCCAATGTCCTCGCCAGATTATGAGGATAGAAGGAACGAGACACAGGAGTAG
- a CDS encoding cupin domain-containing protein, translating to MADTSVKKVDSAYSPKGQQGQKYLASGKSVSMRLWENEQPDEPKEPATREYETVGYVISGRAELHIEGQVVLLESGNSWVVPKGASHTYKILEPFTAVEATSPPAQVHGRDED from the coding sequence ATGGCTGACACAAGTGTTAAAAAAGTAGACTCAGCTTATTCTCCTAAAGGTCAACAAGGTCAAAAGTATCTCGCCTCCGGCAAAAGTGTTTCAATGCGTCTTTGGGAGAACGAACAACCTGACGAACCCAAAGAACCAGCAACGCGGGAATATGAAACCGTTGGTTATGTGATTAGTGGTCGTGCTGAGTTGCACATCGAAGGTCAAGTCGTTTTACTGGAGTCTGGGAATTCTTGGGTCGTGCCAAAGGGCGCATCCCACACTTACAAAATCCTAGAACCATTTACTGCTGTTGAGGCAACCAGTCCACCCGCTCAAGTTCACGGTCGGGATGAGGATTAA
- a CDS encoding SRPBCC family protein — MASTSENNLSQGQTEASETERWASLIGGGAMVLMGLSQRSLRGVLTALAGGGLIYQGATKQSTIKQAQQVLSGSVSQVIKVEKTVTIDKPADELYRFWHNFENLPNFMKHLKSVKVYDNKRSHWIASAPLGGSVEWDADIIEDRENEFISWASVEGADIDNSGFVRFKKAPGNRGTEVKVVVEYNPPGGALASVFAKLFGEEPEQQIGDDLRRFKMLMEAGEIATNEGQPRGGQ, encoded by the coding sequence ATGGCATCAACATCGGAAAATAATTTAAGTCAAGGTCAGACGGAAGCCAGTGAAACGGAGCGTTGGGCTTCATTAATTGGCGGTGGTGCAATGGTGTTAATGGGGTTAAGTCAACGTTCCTTAAGAGGGGTGTTGACTGCTTTGGCAGGTGGTGGACTGATTTATCAGGGCGCGACGAAACAAAGCACAATTAAGCAGGCACAGCAAGTACTCAGCGGTAGTGTGAGCCAAGTGATCAAAGTCGAAAAGACGGTAACGATTGATAAACCGGCAGATGAGCTTTATCGCTTTTGGCACAACTTTGAGAATTTGCCCAATTTTATGAAGCATCTCAAGTCTGTGAAGGTGTACGACAACAAGCGTTCTCACTGGATAGCAAGTGCACCTTTGGGCGGAAGTGTGGAGTGGGATGCAGATATTATTGAAGACCGGGAAAACGAATTTATCTCTTGGGCTTCAGTGGAAGGGGCAGATATTGACAACTCCGGTTTTGTCCGCTTCAAAAAAGCGCCTGGGAATCGTGGAACTGAGGTCAAAGTCGTTGTTGAATATAATCCGCCTGGTGGTGCTTTAGCATCTGTTTTCGCCAAACTCTTTGGGGAAGAACCAGAACAGCAAATAGGTGATGATTTGCGCCGTTTCAAGATGTTGATGGAAGCAGGCGAAATTGCCACCAATGAAGGTCAACCAAGAGGTGGGCAATGA
- a CDS encoding zinc-dependent alcohol dehydrogenase, producing MKAVCWHGANDVRVETVPDPKILNPRDAILKVTSATICGSDLHIYDGYIPTMKAGDIIGHEFMGEVVDIGSEVKKLQKGDRVVVSSIIGCGQCNYCQQQMWSLCDNSNPNAWIQDKLYGFGTSGIFGYSHAFGGYAGAFAEYIRVPFADYGAIKVPQGIPDEKVLPISDAFPTGYMGAEMCNIEPGDIVAVWGCGPVGLFAMKSAYMLGAERVIGIDRFPERLQMAKDFANADTINYEEIDAGEALKEMTGGRGADACIDAVGLEAHGVGLEGFYDEAKTAVKLETDRPHVLRQMMLACRKGGILSIMGVYGGFVDKIPMGAAFNKGLTFRMGQMFGQKYMPMLLDHVLNGEVDPSRVFTHHLPLEETKQGFELFKHKKDNCVKVLLKP from the coding sequence ATGAAAGCAGTATGTTGGCACGGCGCTAATGATGTGCGGGTTGAGACAGTACCAGATCCAAAGATTCTCAACCCGCGTGATGCTATTCTCAAAGTAACCTCAGCAACCATCTGTGGTTCTGACTTGCACATTTATGATGGCTACATCCCGACGATGAAAGCTGGTGACATTATTGGTCACGAGTTTATGGGCGAAGTGGTCGATATTGGTAGTGAAGTTAAGAAATTACAAAAGGGCGATCGCGTTGTCGTCTCTTCAATTATTGGGTGTGGTCAGTGCAACTACTGCCAGCAACAAATGTGGTCGCTGTGCGATAATTCCAACCCTAACGCCTGGATACAGGATAAATTATATGGGTTTGGTACCTCAGGAATTTTTGGCTACTCCCATGCTTTTGGAGGCTATGCAGGAGCCTTTGCAGAATATATCAGGGTACCGTTTGCTGATTATGGTGCTATCAAAGTGCCACAAGGCATTCCTGATGAAAAAGTGCTGCCCATTTCCGATGCCTTCCCTACAGGCTATATGGGAGCAGAAATGTGCAATATTGAACCTGGAGATATTGTAGCAGTCTGGGGTTGCGGCCCAGTGGGACTTTTTGCCATGAAAAGCGCCTATATGTTAGGTGCAGAACGCGTGATTGGTATTGACCGATTTCCCGAACGCCTCCAGATGGCTAAAGACTTCGCCAATGCAGATACCATCAACTATGAGGAAATTGATGCAGGCGAAGCCCTCAAAGAAATGACGGGTGGACGTGGTGCTGATGCTTGTATTGATGCCGTTGGACTTGAAGCACACGGTGTGGGTCTAGAAGGATTTTACGACGAAGCCAAGACGGCAGTAAAGCTAGAAACTGACCGCCCTCACGTACTGCGGCAAATGATGCTGGCTTGTCGCAAGGGTGGCATTCTCTCCATCATGGGTGTTTACGGAGGCTTTGTCGACAAAATACCGATGGGTGCAGCCTTCAACAAAGGCTTGACCTTCAGAATGGGGCAAATGTTCGGTCAGAAGTATATGCCCATGTTGTTGGATCATGTTTTGAATGGAGAAGTTGATCCATCCCGTGTTTTCACTCATCATTTACCCCTTGAAGAAACTAAGCAGGGCTTTGAGCTTTTCAAGCACAAGAAAGACAACTGTGTCAAAGTTCTGCTGAAACCATAA
- a CDS encoding orange carotenoid protein N-terminal domain-containing protein, which yields MTSTNTNAIQEAVAGFRSLIIDDELLVLALLYRDVAGSVPADAANALPTQDAANLVTRVEQLSPQENQLSALRDFLGAERNDQDATILDPNPSKALAELVTGGGTTIPAHEYSSLSAEARIAFWYLLAQRLGSNIIGNLSEFTPTEQVTIVLNSIQSLNTDELVSFLKHAL from the coding sequence ATGACTTCTACAAATACCAATGCCATACAAGAAGCTGTAGCAGGGTTTAGGAGTTTGATTATTGACGATGAGCTACTAGTGCTGGCGTTACTGTACCGCGATGTTGCTGGATCAGTTCCCGCCGATGCTGCAAATGCCTTGCCAACACAAGATGCTGCAAATTTGGTAACACGAGTTGAGCAACTGTCGCCCCAAGAAAATCAGCTATCTGCTCTGCGTGACTTCCTAGGAGCAGAAAGAAATGACCAAGATGCAACAATCCTCGATCCAAACCCAAGCAAGGCGCTGGCTGAACTTGTTACTGGCGGCGGAACTACAATTCCCGCTCATGAGTATAGCTCATTGAGCGCTGAAGCTAGGATAGCTTTCTGGTATCTGTTAGCACAAAGACTAGGAAGCAATATCATCGGCAATCTAAGTGAGTTTACACCTACTGAGCAAGTCACAATTGTGTTGAACTCAATCCAATCTCTGAACACCGATGAATTAGTGTCGTTTCTGAAGCACGCGCTGTAA